The following is a genomic window from bacterium.
CGCTCGCGGAGGCGCTCGAGCGCGAGGCCGCCCGCGCCGGCGCCCGCGTCGCCGTGCACCTGAAGATCGACACCGGGATGGGGCGGGTCGGCGTCCCCCCCGCCGAGGCCCTGCCGTTCGCGGCGCGGCTGCGCGACTTCCCGCATCTGGTCCTCGAGGGGCTCATGAGCCACCTGGCGGAGGCGGAGGTCGCGGGCAGCGCCGCCACCGCGAGCCAGATCCGGACCTTCCGCTCCGTCTGTGCCGCGATCGAGGTCATGGGCGGCCCCGTCCGCTGGCGCCACATCGCCAACAGCGCGCTGCTGCTGCAGGGGGCGGCGGAGGGCACTCTGGTGCGCCCGGGCATCATGCTCTACGGCTCGGCCCCCGGGCCGGGCCTGCCCCACGGGGCAGAGCTGCAGCCGGTCATGAGCCTCGCCACGGCGATCGCCTTCCTCAAGCGGGTGCCTGCCGGGACGGCGGTGAGCTACAACGGGACGTGGACCGCGCCGCGCGAGAGCGTCATCGCCACGCTGCCCGTCGGCTACGCGGACGGCTACCGGCGCGCGCTGTCCAACCGGGCGGAGGTGCTGGTGCGGGGGCGGCGCGCGCCCGTGGTCGGCACCGTCTGCATGGACCTGTGCCTCGCGGACGTCACCGACGTCCCGGGGGCGTGCGCGGGCGACGAGGTCCTGCTCATCGGCCGCCAGGGGCGCGAGGAGATCACCGCCGCGGAGGTGGCGGCGCGCGCCGGCACGATCTCCTACGAGGTCTTCTGCGGGATCGGCGCCCGCGTGCCGCGCCTGTATGCGCGGGGGCCGGTGCGGTATCATGGCGCCTGAAGAGCGGGCGGTGGCCGCAGGTCGGCGGGGTGGCGTGGTGAAGAGTCTCATCGGGTTGCTGGAGCGCATCGGTGCGGGGGCCAGCGGCTTTCTCGAGGGGGCCGGCGACCTCGTGCTGCTCGTGCTGCGCACGCTCGGCTGGTCGGTCCGCCCGCCCTACCGGCCGCGCAGCGTCATCCAGCAGATGGCGTCGGTCGGCGTCAGCTCGCTGCCGATCGTGCTGATCACGGCGCTCTTCACGGGCGCGGTGCTCGCCCTGCAGACGATGACCGGCTTCAAGCGCTTCAACGCCCAGGACCTCGTCGGCACGATCGTCGCCCTCTCGATCTGCCGCGAGCTCGGGCCGGTGCTCACGGGGCTGATCGTCGCCGGGCGGGTCGGCTCGGGCATGGCGGCGGAGCTGGGCACCATGAAGGTGACCGAGCAGATCGACGCGCTGGAGACCCTCGCGACCGACCCGGTGAACTACCTCGTGGTGCCGCGCTTCCTCGCCGGGCTGATCATGCTCCCGGTGCTGACGGTGCTCGCCGACGTCGTCGGCATGGGCGGCGGCTACGCGGTGAGCGTCTTCGTGCTGCACGCGAACCCCACGATCTACTTCCGCCGCAGCATGGACTACCTGGCCTTCGAGGACGTCTACACCGGGATCGTCAAGGCCGCCGCCTTCGGCGTGATCATCGCGATCGTCGGCTGCCAGCGCGGCTTCAACGCCAGCGGCGGCGCCGAGGGGGTCGGGCGGGCGACGACGGCCTCGGTCGTCCTCGCCTCGATGCTGATCCTCACGGCCAACTACTTCATCACGGCCTTCTTCTTCTGATTTCAGCGCGACGCGTCACGCCGACGGAGAGATGCATGCCCGAATATGAGCCCGCACTGATATCGCTGCGGGGCGTGTCCAAGCGGTTCGGGGCGAACCAGGTGCTCGACGGGCTCGACCTGGAGATCGAGCGCGGCGAGACCATGGTGGTCATCGGCGGCTCTGGCACCGGCAAGAGCGTGCTGCTCAAGCACATCATCGGGCTGCTGCGCCCCGACGCGGGCCGGGTCGTGGTCGAGGGCGTCGACGTCGGTGGGCTGCGCGGCGTGGCGCTCAAGGAGTTCCGCAAGGGCTTCGGGATGCTCTTCCAGGGGGCGGCGCTCTTCGATTCGCTGCGCGTCTACGAGAACGTGGCCTTCGGCCTGCGGGAGCACGCGCGGCTGCCGGAGGCCCAGGTCCGCGAGCGCGTGCGCGAGAAGCTCGCTCTCGTCGGCCTGCGGGACGTCGAGCACCTCTGGCCGGCCGAGCTCTCGGGGGGCATGAAGAAGCGCGTCGCGCTGGCGCGGGCGCTGGCGATGGAGCCGAAGATCCTGCTCTACGACGAGCCGACGACCGGCCTGGACCCCATCCGGGCCGACGCCATCAACGACCTGATCGTGGAGCTGCGCGACCGGCTCAAGGTCACGGGCGTGGCGATCACCCACGACATGACGAGCGCGTACAAGATTGCCGACCGCATAGCCATGCTGTATAAGGGCAGGATCATCGCGGTGGGGACGCCCGGTGAGATTCGCGAGAGCGCGGACCCGGTGGTGCGCCAGTTCATCACCGGCAGCGCCCGGGGTCCGATCACCGACTAGGAGGCGCGCGGAAGCGGCATGAGGGTGTTGTCGGCGGAGGCGAAGGTCGGCGCCGTGGTGGTCGCCGCGCTCGCGGGGCTGGCCTGGCTGACCTTCCAGATCGGCGAGTTCCGCTTCCGCCAGAAGGGCTACGTCATCGAGGCGGTGTTCCACACCGTCTCGGGCCTCGAGACCGAGGCGAAGGTCCGCATGGCCGGCGTCCTCGTCGGCTCGGTCGAGCGCATCTTCCTCAAGGACGGCCTGGCGCACACGCGGCTGCGCCTGGACGACGGCGTGGTCGTCCACGAGGACTCGGTCGTCTCCGTCGCGTCGATCGGCATCCTCTCGGAGCGGTACATCGAGATCACCACGGGCAGCCCCGGCGCCAGGGTGGTCCCGGCCGGCGCCGTGATCGCCGGCCGCGAGCTGGTCGACCTCGACCAGCTCATGGCGGAGCTGTCGCGCTCCTCGGAGGCCTTCCGCTCGCTCGCCGGGAGCATCGAGAAGACCTTCACCGGCGCCGACTCCCAGGTCTCGCGGCTGCTGGCGGGGGCCTCGGACCTCGTGGGGCGGATCAGCGCGCTGCTCGAGGAGAACCGCCAGCGCGTGGGCGAGCTGCTCGCGCAGTCTGCGGGGCTGACGCGCGACGCGCGCGGGCTCATCGGGGACGCGCGCGCCGTGGTGAGCGACAACCGGGCGGAGCTGCACGCGGCGATCGCCGGGATGCGCACGCTCGCCGAGACGCTCAACCGGCGGGCCGACGAGCTCTCGGCCGAGGCGACGAAGACGGCGGAGGAACTGCGCGCCACGGTGCGCGGCGGCCGCGAGGATTTCCAGGGCCTGCTGGCCTCGATGCGCACCGCCGCCGGCAGCGCCGAGAAGGCGGCGGACACGCTCACCAAGATCCTGGCAAAGGTGGAGGGGGGCCGCGGGACGCTCGGCCGCCTGGTCAACGACGAGACGACGATCAACCGCGTGGACGCCGCCCTCGGCGACATCGACGGCATCGCCGAGAAGATCAACACGGGGCAGGGGAGCCTCGGGCGGCTCGTCACCGACGACACGCTGGTGCGGAAGCTCGAGAGCACGGCCGACTCGGCGCAGCGCATGCTCGGCGCGAACGACCGCATGCACTTCTACCTCGGCTACCGGGGTGAGTACCTCGAGCGGGTGGAGGCGCTCAAGAGCTATGTCACGGTCAAGCTGCAGCCGCGGGCGGACAAGTACTACCTCTTCGAGGTCATCGACGACCCGGCCGGCAAGACCACGACCACGACCACGAGGACGACCATCCAGCGGCCGGACGGCGGCTACACCATCAACGAGACCACCGAGGAGACGCGCGAGGACCAGCTGCTCTTCTCGC
Proteins encoded in this region:
- a CDS encoding ABC transporter ATP-binding protein — protein: MPEYEPALISLRGVSKRFGANQVLDGLDLEIERGETMVVIGGSGTGKSVLLKHIIGLLRPDAGRVVVEGVDVGGLRGVALKEFRKGFGMLFQGAALFDSLRVYENVAFGLREHARLPEAQVRERVREKLALVGLRDVEHLWPAELSGGMKKRVALARALAMEPKILLYDEPTTGLDPIRADAINDLIVELRDRLKVTGVAITHDMTSAYKIADRIAMLYKGRIIAVGTPGEIRESADPVVRQFITGSARGPITD
- a CDS encoding MlaD family protein, with protein sequence MRVLSAEAKVGAVVVAALAGLAWLTFQIGEFRFRQKGYVIEAVFHTVSGLETEAKVRMAGVLVGSVERIFLKDGLAHTRLRLDDGVVVHEDSVVSVASIGILSERYIEITTGSPGARVVPAGAVIAGRELVDLDQLMAELSRSSEAFRSLAGSIEKTFTGADSQVSRLLAGASDLVGRISALLEENRQRVGELLAQSAGLTRDARGLIGDARAVVSDNRAELHAAIAGMRTLAETLNRRADELSAEATKTAEELRATVRGGREDFQGLLASMRTAAGSAEKAADTLTKILAKVEGGRGTLGRLVNDETTINRVDAALGDIDGIAEKINTGQGSLGRLVTDDTLVRKLESTADSAQRMLGANDRMHFYLGYRGEYLERVEALKSYVTVKLQPRADKYYLFEVIDDPAGKTTTTTTRTTIQRPDGGYTINETTEETREDQLLFSLLFAKSFGPLTLRGGLMESQGGLGVDWRPGGGTLRLSAEGWDFGRDGGPHLKVAGQLGVYKDFFVSAGVDDVYDERRRSAFVGGGILFSDDDLREMLGLARLVQ
- a CDS encoding ABC transporter permease; this encodes MVKSLIGLLERIGAGASGFLEGAGDLVLLVLRTLGWSVRPPYRPRSVIQQMASVGVSSLPIVLITALFTGAVLALQTMTGFKRFNAQDLVGTIVALSICRELGPVLTGLIVAGRVGSGMAAELGTMKVTEQIDALETLATDPVNYLVVPRFLAGLIMLPVLTVLADVVGMGGGYAVSVFVLHANPTIYFRRSMDYLAFEDVYTGIVKAAAFGVIIAIVGCQRGFNASGGAEGVGRATTASVVLASMLILTANYFITAFFF
- the alr gene encoding alanine racemase, coding for LAEALEREAARAGARVAVHLKIDTGMGRVGVPPAEALPFAARLRDFPHLVLEGLMSHLAEAEVAGSAATASQIRTFRSVCAAIEVMGGPVRWRHIANSALLLQGAAEGTLVRPGIMLYGSAPGPGLPHGAELQPVMSLATAIAFLKRVPAGTAVSYNGTWTAPRESVIATLPVGYADGYRRALSNRAEVLVRGRRAPVVGTVCMDLCLADVTDVPGACAGDEVLLIGRQGREEITAAEVAARAGTISYEVFCGIGARVPRLYARGPVRYHGA